TACCTCATCACGTTCTTGCAGCTCACGTTGCCCCTTCGATCGCAGTAACCGGCTCTCTACAGCAACAGCCCGTCTCAAGTCAAAAATGGAACAAGCTATCTTTTTCGGTCAACGGAGCGATAATCCCCTTTCTTttgagctggaagaagaccTGAGAGGTCAGGGGGATGTAGCTGAGGCTGCCGAGTTAGTCAGTGGGGAGGTTGTTGCTGCTCGTGCGTCCCAAatcctccctccttttcctcttttgtCTCACTTGATGAAGCCCCATTACTTACAGTACTCTCGTAGGCTCACCATATACTCCAACTATCTATGAATTAAGGCCCCATCTCCTCGACCGACTTGAGCTATTGAAAGCACTTGTGAAGTACATCCGAGCCAACGGATTGATCAACCAGTTACCGCAAGcgacaaggaggagattgtcgggagatggggagaaggtgagggGCGCTTTGGAGCTTTGGGATTACCAGAACCGTTTGATGGAGTgcgtcctcttctttttttgtcGTTTTTGGCATCTGGGCAAAAAACTGACAATATCGCACTAGCCAATCATCGGGCCAAATCCCTAGTCAAGCCAAGTCCCTTTTATCAACTTCGATCCAAGTATACTTCTCCTCCCGTCATCGTTCGCTCGctccatcgtcatcgccCTCTGACGAATTAGAACAAGATCTCGTCAGGCTGTTTTTCCGGACGGAAGTGTCAAACCTCGACAAGTTATTGGCTGTCGTCTTTGAGGAGTTTAGAGAGAagcaaggagaaggagttgaagTGGGTGGAAGGGCAGGTTGGGTGGGGGAGGTTAATCAGATTTTCATTGTGAGTCCTATCCTCATCTCATTCTAGTAACCAATCAAGACAAGCTCATGCCTTATTGTGAAAAAGGCCGTGGAAAGGGCCGCAGCCCAATACCGCGAGGAAGAATCTGACCTTTACGCCATTGACCGTGAAAAGCCCGCGATCGAAATGTGGACAGCGTCGGATAACTTGATTGATTCGTTGGATCATCTGTATACGTTGACGGAGGCGTTGATCAAGGAGCGTACTAGAGAATTGGGGTCGGTTATTGATGAGGCGCCTGTCATTGGTGGTCCAACGGGGAGGATAGAGacaggaaaagaagaattgaggaaggagcaaGTGGTACAGGCAATGTTGAAGAGACAGATGGGATGGCTGGCAGCTGCGCTGTGTACGAATATGGAGGACAAGTGTCGTGTTGTGGTTAGGTACGTTTCCTGTGTCCTAGAGTAGTATAGCGGGCCTTACCTTCTCTGTACGAGGATTTGAAATTCGTGAGAAAAGCAGAAAAGCTGACATAAAGCGTTGGGACATATAGGAGACAAATAGACGATGGAGCAGATGAGCAGGAAGGGATAATGCTCAAGGCTAAATGGGACGCGATGAAACCCCGGGTCATCCGACCTCTTGGTATGTCCCACATCTGTACCCAACATCAATCTGAATATAATCTAATTTACTTACTCGGTTTGGCTCGAATATTCAGTTTTCGTTGACCGCATCTCCGAAGCATATGAACTCGCCGAACATCATCACGACTTCCCGACTCTTGTTATACTGTGCAATGATCCCGTTGCAGGCCGAGGAAAAGGCGACAGTAGGATACAGGTATATATCGAGAAGTTTGGCGAGGATTTCGCGTTCGAGCTGTACAGATGGTATATTGACCAAGGTAAGTCATTCGGCGCCGTATGCGGTATGTAAGGCTTGAAGCTTCGTTTTTGCTAAGCCTGCCTATTCCCACCCAAGGCCAACCGCACGCTCTTTTGACACAGGACGAAGTTTACGGATCCCTCATTACCCGATTCTTTGACACGCACCATTACCCCGAACTTGGATGGATACACAACATTGCGTGTAAGCAGTACGGGGAAGCTGCTGAAGCTTTAGCGCAAGTGTTggatgagggtgaaggaaaggaggagagtggCGAATTAGACTTTAGAAAGGTAGTCCATCTTATTCTTCAATATCGATTTGAGCCTCATgaacaagagaagaagagaaataGCTGATTGGTGGGATAATAGGTGGTAGGCAGCATTGCAAAACTTGCCAGTATGACCGACATCAGCTTGAGAGGTCCTTCTGAAGCTCGTGATCAGACTTTCCAAAGTAAGTAAATGTCTTCATGTGCTCATGAAAATTAAAGATGGCTAAATCTCAATGCGCAACCAGAGATCGGTCGGCAGTTATCCTTGATTGACATTCAGATTTCCCTACGCACCTACTtactctccctctttccatctacTGCCCGCTCATCCCGTTCAATCTCCAAGCACCTCGCACCCATCCTCACCCGTCTTAGTCATCGACAGGGACCGAAATCTGGATCTGCTTTCCTTGCATTGTTTTACAATCTTGCAGAAAGGGTCATTGGCGGAGAGGCTGTGGATCTGGAAAGCATGCTGGATTTATTGACGTTGAAGGATAATGtagggagggaagatgatggtgttGACGCACTGAGAGTTTTGGTGCTTGATCGTGTAAGCTTTTATCTTTTCGAAGGGCTTGGAAGCAAAACCATGTTTGGGGTTGATTGAAGCGCTGACCCGATTTTGGTCCTTAGTCATTACCTAAAGCCAGGTCAGAAGTCGCATTATTGGCAGTATGGCGAAGAATCTATATTCGCGACCAGTAAGCCTTTCTGAATCTTTTATAGTCATAAAGAATAAAGGCTGATATGGACGGCTCttcgttttctttttctagTTGGGCGGAGGTCTCTAATACGGCTGGCCGAAGCGAGCAGGCTCAAAGGACAAAATTAAAGGAAACGATGATATACCGGGTTCTGAAAGCTCTCCGTTCAGTGCCCGGTGAGTTAATCTTCCCTCAtgatctttctctttccctcttgctAAAGGACCTGCTGACCCGTTGTCTTGTCAAGAATTTCCTCAAGCGGCCATCATTTCCCCATACGACacatccattcctccaaCCGCCACCGAACTTTCTGCCCGTTTCCCGACTTTGTCCTCAGAAGACATTGCAGCGTTGAAAGCAGattatgatgatgaagtggCGATGTTGATGGAGTAcgtggagaagaatggtttagaggagagggtgaaggagatAAGGCGGATGATTGAGCgagaatgggaggaagaacagggACGGGAGATTGATGAGGCAAAGGGTGCGCCGCCTGAGTCCGAGGTGGTTGTGGTGGAAGCGGAGGATGTGGAAACTGATGAAGACGTGGAGATGTAAAGTGTTAGTACAAACGGATCACCGCCAAGGATCAAAATTCAAAAGCAGGGCACGATGATATAGAAAATGCATACGATAATCCATCCATGATAATGTTCATGAGTTCTATTATTTTTAAAATGGTACTTAATATTTACAAAAGCTAGGTCTGGTATGTCTTCAGTGAAGTTTTTGTATTCTCTAGTTTGGAATCTTGACTCGCCATGCAGACATTGGCAGTGCTAAAGACCCAGTCCCATTCCGAGTCAGCTTCGTCACCATCTGCAGCCAACGAGAAAAAGGGGTGGGGGGGAGGAAATCCGGAAAAAAGGAGGGGCAGAGGGGAGGGCAAGAGACTCACCAGCCAAACGCCTAATCATGGGCAAAATAAACACCACCAGCAACCCGGCTCCGAGGGTGACACAAACCGCCGACATGATATAATACCCATCTCTCTGCATTATGCACTCGCCGCCCGCTTGGGCACATAAATTTTTCCCATGCTCCGTCACGCATTCTCCTACATCCGAGGTTGAcgaagagaatgaaagtGAGAGTTTACTTCCCCAAGaggtgctgctgctggggGGGGAGCAAGTGGCCACGGTAAGCATATCCACCGCCCTCAAGATCAGCGGTTTCGGCCACGTCCCTCCCAAATTGGAGACAGTATTGAGAAGGGTCATGTACGTTCCTCCGATAAGAGGGTCTGCTATTTGGGTGTGGAAGGCGCAGATACCGACGAATTGGACGGTGCTGGTGAGActtgagaagagggtggtggcgatgacgaggagaaAGTAGGTGGTCCCCACGGAAGTGGAGCCAGCGCGATTAGATGGGAAGCCAGCAACGACAAAGGTGGAGATGGTAGCCATGGCGAGTCGGGCCCAAAAGGCGTATAACCAGGGTTTGAGTACATTCCCtgattctcctcctccagctccgGCGGTAAGAGGatgtgaagatgatggagcgGGTCGAGACCATTTAGCAGCCAACCAACCGACAGCCATCTGTGCTGGAAAATCGAGCAAGACGGCGACGGCAAGATCTTCTTTTGATAATCCCTTTTCGAGGAGTTTGAGGGAAGTGACAGAATCGTTGACTTGGAAGCCGATTTTGCAGATCAGGTGGACAAAGAGGAATGTCTGGATGTCTGCCAAAGGAAAGTCACATTTGGGGTGAGGTGAGTagggagagatggatggatgagaagggGACGTACTTTTGAGACGGACAATACTCCACATAACCTTGTACACCTTTTTCACATCCATATCCGGATCATCCTCACTTGGTggatcttcctttttcaaaaCTGCCAACCCCACTGTCACACCCACAAACACCACAGCCCAGAATCTCATGTAACCCCCTAACGAAACGAGTGGATAATCGAgtggttgagaaggagagcgaAAGTATTTGTTGGAAAATTCGACACTGTTGAAAGCGAGGAAAACAGTGAAGCTGAGGGCGTTGCCAATGCCGATACCGATTGTTTGGGCTGTGGATGCGTACGAGAGGTTgggttgggagaggagggtgagggCCCAACCTATTGAATGTGGGTTAGTGGGTGATGGGCTGTTATTTGGAGGGGAGGGCTTACCATCAACGGCGATATCTTGAGTAGCAGCAGCCAAAATGAGAGATCCAAAGACTGCTGTTAAAAACTTGATGTCCACCTCTTCCTACATCAACTTCATGAGTTTCTCATCCCAATGTTCTTTAAAGGGAATGTCATAGACACTCACGACGTTCAGCCATTCTTCAATCTTACCACCGATAACCCACAAACCCGAGCCTACCAACGCCTGTACAGGCACGATccaactctttctcctACCCCATTTTCTCACGAACCACGCATCGACGATAGGGGACCAAAGAAGTTTGAGAGAGTATGGCCAGGTGGAGAGAGCGAATATCGCAAGTTGAGAGTAGGAGAGGTGggatttgaggaggaatgggagggtACCGAATGTGAGGCCGAGAGGGATACCTTGGAGACTAGATTTACAGTTTAGTTATGGGCTTTCATTCCAAGACTGTATAGCTTACAGGTCTATCACTGCGTTAGTTTGTTCTGATTATGACAAAAGAATTTGCTTACATAGCAAGACGAGCAGCGCAAACGCTTGTTTATCACGGCGTGTAGTCAACCCGGTGCTGTAATCTGTCTCCATCGGGACTCTCTCCAGTCtcgtctccttttcctttcctttcgcTCGCCGTCTGGTTGGAGACGTGTCATgactatcatcatcgaccCTGCGTAGCAGGCCCTTTTCTTCGAGCTCGTTAATATCCTCTACGTTTCTTGGACGGATGGTGTTGTTCTCGCGATGTATCATGTTATTTCGTGCGGTTGTGGCTGCGATGTGTACGCCTGTCCCGTCGTGGCCTCTCACAGACATCTGCGGTTGTTGGAGTCGGGGAATTGAACAGGGCCTCGAAGGAAATCACAACTGAATGATCGGCAGTCAACAAAAGTCGCCTCGAACTCTGAATGATTACATAAGATGAGGAGCCAGTGACACGTAGCTAAGCCGCGTGGCAACTTCTTGGAACGTGGAGGCGGTGGTGATATCCGCCAGAATTCCCCCATCATTCATCAGGGTTCCAGCGCTGCAGCGTAAAACTCCTAAAGTCTCCCACGGACTCGCATCTATTACGTTCCGTCGGCCCCCACCCATTATATCCAAGGCTGATGACGGACTTTACGACTGTAAAGGCTGCTAGGGAATATAGCCTCCCAAAGGTTTGGCTATGGTGGTCATAATACGTATGATGGAGATATCCTATGTATGTGTGATAGATTGGTATAGTGGTAACAATTAGTCGAGATCGGGTCTCATGTCGAGCGAGTTGGTGTTCGCTGGTACAGTTCTTCCTGTACTTGCGCTATAAAGCGTCTGCCTATGAGGCTACATATACGAAGATAGATTATATCTAAGGAGAACACTGTAGATTACGGTAAAACCATAGTCTAGGGGAACTAATTGAAAGAAAGTAAAAGTAATAAGATATCCACTTCAACAACTGCTCGTTCCGCTCTCTGATCTCCGCGGTGACCTCCGTCATGTTGATAAGTGGGTGCTCGAAGTGATGTGACATGACCGCAGGGCCATTGCACCACAGCGCGACGATGATCGCTCGCGACGACCCGCCAGATCTGGTCCCGAACTAGCGTCCACGGTCCTGCGGAAACCTAAATCCACCCGCCTGACCCAAGCGACATTTGCTTTTCGGACTCTTGACTTTTTACCTCCAACTCCACGACCAAACTCGCAGAAAACATGTCCGTGCCCCAGCCCGCCTCTGCTACTATCTTCCCCCCCAATGTCAAGCCCTTCACCCAGCGGAAGTTTCCCAAGACCATCTGCATGTTTGATGTCGATGGCACCCTCTCTCTCGCCCGTCAGAGCGCGACCCCCGAGATGTTTGCTACTCTTCGCAAACTCCGTGAGAACTGCGCCATCGCCTTTGTGGGTGGTTCTGACCTCACCAAGATCCTCGAGCAGGTTGGTGGAGAGCAAGGGCTGAGTAACTTTGATTATGGGTTTGCGGAGAATGGGTTGATTGCGTACAAGTTGGGTCAGCAACTCGACTCGGCGAGTTTTATCAAGCACgttggggaggaggagtaTAAGAAGCTCGTCAATTGGATTTTGAGGTATCTCTCCGAAGTGGATATTCCCATCAAGCGGTGAGTATTTCTATACATATGTGTTCTCATGATAATGACTAATGGGGCATCGGCACAGAGGCACGTTCGTCGAGTTCCGAAACGGTATGATCAATGTGTCCCCTATCGGCAGAAATGCTTCTATCCAAGAACGAATCGATTTTGAAAAGTATGACAAGGAGCACGGTATCCGGGCGGACATGGTGGCCAAGCTTGAGCAAGAGTTTTTGCATCTTGGATTGACTTATTCAATTGGTGGTCAGATCAGTTTTGATGTTTTCCCCAAGGGTGAGGTTGCTTTGTATTTAAAGAAGCGCTTTTGTGATTGCTAAACGTTTTCATTTAGGTTGGGACAAGACCTATGCGCTTAGGCATATTGAGGGTGAAGGCTTTGAGACGATTCACTTTTTCGGTGATAAGGCGAGTCACCTCTCTTCTCAGTCCTATGATTCCCTCACTTTTTTGTATTAACCTAAATGTGGTAATGAACAGACCTACAAGGGCGGTAACGACTATGAGATCTTTTCCGACCCCCGCACTATCGGCCACGCCGTCACCAGCCCCGAGCACACTATGCGTCTCATCGACGAGTTGTTCTTGACTGCTCCTTGAAAAGGGTGAATGGATGGGAGATAGCACGCATGGCAGTTTTGATTAGAGTATGATAGGTTTCATTTGGCTGTTAGCTTGGCTTGGCTGGGAACAAGGCAAAGAGATCTTATCTAGCGGTCGCGTTTTGTTTTTcattttattttatttccaatagagaaaagaaatcCGGAAAATACCTGTTATGATGATGTATTTCGCATCATTTTACAATCTTGTTACGTGCAAAGGAAAGTCTCCTATATGCATTTTATATACCTTATTACATTCCTCGTTTGGCCATCGTTCCTTGTGTTGTTATATTTTTAAGCTGCCGTTGGGCTAGCATACAAACGGCTTTGAGATCCTTCATGCAGCTGAGATCCATGGCGGCGATGTCCGATCACTTCGCCGGCGGCTTTTATCAACTTCTTATTTTAAGTTCCTCGGAACAGAGTCTTTCGACGTCATAAACAAGTCACGTCCCAACTAGCCAAAAGAAACCGAAAATTCGTGGGGAGGTTCTTACATCTTATGTTCATATATCCCGATCTCCATTCTGTCGATCGGGACGTTGGAATCGCAAAAAACCATCAGGGTCGAATCCATAAGATGCAAACTCAGACAGAAGCCGAAACGACGTGATAACGCATAAGCATAAAAACCACATTATACCATGGCTTTTGGAGACAAGGACAATGACAAGGAGAACGACAGCGACAGGACGACACCAGGATCGGAGCTGCATGAGCTTTCAGATGGAGAGTACGAGAGGGAACGGTTGGAGAATATCAAGTATGTCAATCCTCCTACGTTCCACCTCAACGTCTATATATCCCAGGCGGATATGGCCGTGAACCGTAAATGGAAGGTGCTAAGAAGTTGAAATTGCTATAGACACCGAGATGCACTTTTATCCTCCCTTGGACTCGACGTTCCGAACAATCCGCTGGCGACGAAGAGCGCAGCGAGGCAACCAGCGGAGAAGGCTCGAATGTCGAGGGACGAtgccaaaaagaaaaaagttacaagggagagggagaaagagttgaGGAGCGTGGAGCCTGTAAGGAAGAGTCGAAGGGTAGCAGAGCGTGTCGGGAGGGATAAAGATGGTAATGCGGGTGATGACCAGAACACGCgctccctttcttctccttcttcccgcAAACCTTCAAACCCATTCAACGGCCATAGGGACCTGCTCCTAAAAGCCACAGCTCCAATCCTCCCACCCGGACCAGAGTACCCTCCTCATCGGATCGAGAGTGAGAAACAGCCAAGGCCCGTCAAAGGAGACGACGGAAGGTTGGTatttgaaggaagatggagaggggtTTTTACACCGAATGTGACGCCGGAAGAGATGTTTGCTGGAGGAGCGTTTGGGGGTAGTTTTTTCAGGTACGTTCGTCCGATTTTCTTTCACCGTTGGTGGTGTGCTCGTCCGAGAGGTGATTGGACTTAATTTTCGTTGGGGTAAAATAATGTACAGAGATACATGTTCCCGCCTCTTGCGGACAcctctctcatcctctgctgCCCTCGAttccctccccttctctctccctccttctggcGCAGATGCGGACATGGATGTCTCCAACCTCTTGATCTCCCCCATCCCACAACCTTCTGTCAACCGCTTCCAAGTCTTAGCTGGCCAGAGTcttgaagaatgggaaaaagCGGGCTGGATATGGTCCGGTGATCCGAGAGGTTGGGCAGAGTGGTATGTGAGGTtttgggatggaaggaggtgtgaggatgatgagcggCAGGTTAGAAGATGTGggtctttttccctttttttatATTTCTttcgtccttctcccttccttttttgttccatcttccttctttttttccgtTGCCCACGTTTCACTTTGGAAGAGCTAATCCCTTCCCTgcatcccttcttctttccacttcgGCGCTCGCATTCCTCTCACATCAAACAGGGCTCAAAGTCGCAGGCCCTACTGGCAGATTTAAACGTGCTCTCCTCAAGAAAATCCATCAAGCAGGTGGACAAGCTGCGGTGGGGGACGGGGATGTGGGTAGGGTGCTGAGGCAATGTCTTTGGCAGTGGGCGTATGAGTTGACGGAGAGGGAGTACGAAGACGCAATGAGAGGTCTATAGGATTAGCTTTGACGTCTCTTCGGATATTACTGCCAACCGTGATGATGATCTATCGGATGACCTTGTTGTTTTAAAGGTGAACATGGTAAAGTCAAAAGTGTGCCCGATGTCTGTAGTGTCAAGTCGCTGCAGACCGACGCGTTGTTGCATCACATGAAATGGTTTCTCCTGCATTTCAAAACAGTGTTACTTTTGATTGTGTACAAAGCAATGAGCTCAGTCCACTCCAAGGAAGTCACAACTAATCGGAGTACATTGCATGTTTCCGCCTATTTTTTCTGAACTGCATCTACGCGCGAAAGATTGTCAAAAAGAGTTGATCCAATTATATGAAGGGATTTCGTTAATGACATcacatttcttcttccctttcccctctCCATGCTTCATGGATTGTCAGCGTAGGGACTAAATAGGGTTGAGGGTGTAGCATGCGAGTGCCAGGAAAGACCGAAATATTCTAAGAGTTAAAGATGTTGCCAAGCAGAGATTCGATAAGCTTGCTGTTCTGTTTacaaagaggagatgagaaaaggtTGTCTGTTTGCCATGGATCGATAATTTAAATGTAAAAATGTAATTGCTTGAGATATTGAAGTAATTGATTAGTGGTTTTACGACCAATGTTCAACCAACTGACGATTGAAGGAACAGAACCGCCTCACGCAGGTTTCATAACGCCGAAGAAGGGGCTGTGACATAGAAGATCCCGAGGTCGACAACGATAGGACGCTGTAGGAAAATTCTGGCTTTATCTCTTATCTTGCACGGTGGGAATCCAATATCTGTTAAGTACCGCTGCCAATGGTAGCCATTATACATGTATACGTAGATGGCCTGAACAAGGGGAAATATATGAATCCCAATCTCGTTCCTTTTGTCTTGTAGATCTATTTATTACTAATAGCACGCCAACTGGTGagtattattattaatTAACTATGGCCGACGGAGGATATCGGCGGTGAGCGCAGCTGAGATGTccagaagaaaagatagTACCAAAAAAGCGCGACGCGAAAACGTCATTTGGAAGCATCGGGTGATGTCGCGTTTTACTGCGGCTCATAAAAAAGACGGCTCCCCGTTCCCCGCCGTTCGGGCCCTGCCAAAATAAACAAGGCGAGCTAAAGCACGGCGGGTATCACAAAAAGGTCTGGGCCGAGCTTTCATTCAGACCGGGCTGCAGCgtgctttttttttaagCCTGGCGCAAACTTAGTGGTTGGAGGAAATGGCGGGTGGcgggaaaaaaggaagaagcgctGAACAGTGAGGTCACTTTCATTACATTTTGAGTGGGGCTTTGGCCGAGAGAGCTCTCGTTGATTTATGCTTTTCTGCTATGGGCGTGTTAAAAGTTCTCCGCATGCAAAAAAAGTCGAACATCagcatcgtcatcatccataATCGCCTGGGAAAAAAGACGTCTTGAAACGTCGTGTGCTTGTTTATCGTCCTTCGTTGTTAATATCATTTCCCTATTACCTATATCTTACGGCACTAGTGACTTCATTTGGTTCACCTCAGCGACCTACGAATTTAGCTCCCGACCATTGTGCTTATACCGGCGACCTTTGTCGGCGAGACGTTCAACAGAATCAGAAGAGTCGAGTGCactgggaagaagaagttgaagaaagaggcgGGCAAGTCGTGCAACCTTGGAGATTGCTTTGGGAAACAAAAAAGTGAACAACAAGGACTGGGAGACGTGTGGTGCCGGGAAAGAAGCGAAAAGGGACGACAGGGATCGGCACTGCGTGAGTCTTTCTTCCATATTTTTTTGTGTCATTTTTTGTGCGTTGTTTGAACTTTGATAAGAGTATCAGTGTATGCATGGCCAGCCgcaggagaggaaggtgacCCAGTGCTGCTCTATGCATAGCCCGATGGACGGATATCGAAGTACGGAGTTTGACAAGTGTTAGCCGTTTATGTTTTGTCGGGTTGGAGCTGGCGTAATGGTCCCTGACTCATACACCTACCCACGTCAACTTTCaactttctctcttctttctttctccacaacttttcttcatcgcgtattctttcttctcttcttcattccacAGTCTCTATTCTGTCCCAAAAAAGCTTACAATAATTGGCTACATACCCAGCAAGTGATATCAACATCGGTCACGGACTTGCGA
Above is a genomic segment from Cryptococcus deuterogattii R265 chromosome 8, complete sequence containing:
- a CDS encoding nuclear pore complex protein Nup133; translated protein: MFSSPATRRTQTPRRQQPQQPLSRLQALRTTNHSPAPSIAETIRTERPVNEKEKVFWSKDERHSVTSLGKLPGETASLIKASDLVVDPVTAQVDGATGFAILSSARACIAWNYSKRTHSAPTTYAFPAPLPTSSPSRFPPPVLSALCTSTPEPGMILVSSTGEFRYWESLSLALSNVERYQQLFLDLPQGDWIERLVKVDGNNFILTTTSSQAYRLSITSSAGMLSPVVAPLMRPGGMFGRASPLIFGAKHDRFGIRSVTSNGADVYLMAQKNVQKWSLTSDGQKLVQEYDVYEAIGRELFEEWSSAAITIILEDIVTLDSDSLAVLITYSDATSPSSHALVLLSVHRSNPPIIDRTIPISFTSGQDQRMLDIPKLLIPTGSTMAFVRFGSAVVMLSLDFDTPYEETLTLKDPNNAYIGAGPVTNNSNMPCVVLIPAEGGLMNVEALEPRASPDSLNRLSTATARLKSKMEQAIFFGQRSDNPLSFELEEDLRGQGDVAEAAELVSGEVVAARSPYTPTIYELRPHLLDRLELLKALVKYIRANGLINQLPQATRRRLSGDGEKVRGALELWDYQNRLMDQSSGQIPSQAKSLLSTSIQVYFSSRHRSLAPSSSPSDELEQDLVRLFFRTEVSNLDKLLAVVFEEFREKQGEGVEVGGRAGWVGEVNQIFIAVERAAAQYREEESDLYAIDREKPAIEMWTASDNLIDSLDHLYTLTEALIKERTRELGSVIDEAPVIGGPTGRIETGKEELRKEQVVQAMLKRQMGWLAAALCTNMEDKCRVVVRRQIDDGADEQEGIMLKAKWDAMKPRVIRPLVFVDRISEAYELAEHHHDFPTLVILCNDPVAGRGKGDSRIQVYIEKFGEDFAFELYRWYIDQGQPHALLTQDEVYGSLITRFFDTHHYPELGWIHNIACKQYGEAAEALAQVLDEGEGKEESGELDFRKVVGSIAKLASMTDISLRGPSEARDQTFQKIGRQLSLIDIQISLRTYLLSLFPSTARSSRSISKHLAPILTRLSHRQGPKSGSAFLALFYNLAERVIGGEAVDLESMLDLLTLKDNVGREDDGVDALRVLVLDRSLPKARSEVALLAVWRRIYIRDHWAEVSNTAGRSEQAQRTKLKETMIYRVLKALRSVPEFPQAAIISPYDTSIPPTATELSARFPTLSSEDIAALKADYDDEVAMLMEYVEKNGLEERVKEIRRMIEREWEEEQGREIDEAKGAPPESEVVVVEAEDVETDEDVEM
- a CDS encoding acetyl-CoA transporter yields the protein MSVRGHDGTGVHIAATTARNNMIHRENNTIRPRNVEDINELEEKGLLRRVDDDSHDTSPTRRRAKGKEKETRLERVPMETDYSTGLTTRRDKQAFALLVLLYLLQGIPLGLTFGTLPFLLKSHLSYSQLAIFALSTWPYSLKLLWSPIVDAWFVRKWGRRKSWIVPVQALVGSGLWVIGGKIEEWLNVEEVDIKFLTAVFGSLILAAATQDIAVDGWALTLLSQPNLSYASTAQTIGIGIGNALSFTVFLAFNSVEFSNKYFRSPSQPLDYPLVSLGGYMRFWAVVFVGVTVGLAVLKKEDPPSEDDPDMDVKKVYKVMWSIVRLKNIQTFLFVHLICKIGFQVNDSVTSLKLLEKGLSKEDLAVAVLLDFPAQMAVGWLAAKWSRPAPSSSHPLTAGAGGGESGNVLKPWLYAFWARLAMATISTFVVAGFPSNRAGSTSVGTTYFLLVIATTLFSSLTSTVQFVGICAFHTQIADPLIGGTYMTLLNTVSNLGGTWPKPLILRAVDMLTVATCSPPSSSTSWGSKLSLSFSSSTSDVGECVTEHGKNLCAQAGGECIMQRDGYYIMSAVCVTLGAGLLVVFILPMIRRLAALPMSAWRVKIPN
- a CDS encoding phosphomannomutase — translated: MSVPQPASATIFPPNVKPFTQRKFPKTICMFDVDGTLSLARQSATPEMFATLRKLRENCAIAFVGGSDLTKILEQVGGEQGLSNFDYGFAENGLIAYKLGQQLDSASFIKHVGEEEYKKLVNWILRYLSEVDIPIKRGTFVEFRNGMINVSPIGRNASIQERIDFEKYDKEHGIRADMVAKLEQEFLHLGLTYSIGGQISFDVFPKGWDKTYALRHIEGEGFETIHFFGDKTYKGGNDYEIFSDPRTIGHAVTSPEHTMRLIDELFLTAP